One Malus domestica chromosome 11, GDT2T_hap1 genomic region harbors:
- the LOC103447156 gene encoding uncharacterized protein isoform X2, whose protein sequence is MEKLLVQIFERKKWIVNQAKQQTLLFEQHLASKCLIDGIAPPPWLCSSTDPNNVLKKQELNSGVPLRGALPVIPFSSHCSVFDKPAPTTHSGELPNGLCTELHGLDKGFGAGDEVSVLPRCCVGNAWRVSKSVPQDVREEDPSVTSPEDVRDARILDIYHDPALSAARGAGDGVSILPQCPVSNAACSSNGVPQDPRKEDLSNTSPEDHRDARTSDIYHDPALSLARVQRSKSRQKALEIRNSAKKCFSLDKNNGIGYASGTIGCAISSLQSDHVDELNLFKPPETSDYACEVEEAKIGEFQSKERGTTISSGRITRSRSSGQQERSLNVSGSVCIDQKSGGALADSIGILPQQSNHVNKQLELVNFSHITNDCRPENEAKVGDYFIKKKGSSMYSGRTTRSRSASQEPNRLDEMSKLEHLSNSISEDGVRNSLQQPKHVDEMVEVVKSCDVIDGSCEAKTKVGECWGKGTSDYSGRITRSRSSSRNPNDVNNSPKIDTSCVSVKGDGSIIHHSSGTSTQPPQPLSWTTGDPDFHGAHGSQVSILRSLPAQSNLEFCAVNGEKHSSKEDSSGEYVFRSTGSQAVCRTEKIVKGAIANTSSQRINQSTYAASKKSHDSQRTQISAGRSVPIQCDLDLWAENSTDSSDKENDADHYAGRKTGNNNNSKHLSEKMTRGSAGIRHQDVSSTMVKEVPCTQTSEFVKAATGGETEIDPDVLVEVSGSKLDGTGLKVGVEVLASRQPADCNVFVNPKQLNFDDVEESCRNGCYTPLKEGMQRRSSEKSSLSVMHTEDIRDEGMTVDYQENCNSSLPMNFLGDPEVSVKGKDLQSALSESPAEDSKSISNGNAVISVKEASYDHNDGGTSTLLESGNRESLCGSTGSVEHSPKASLESQGPLSREDVAKSILSRSPVEEKPRHEDQDMIESSESSPKAQIKEGETSDELNVVKPPDTSACEVEEAKIGDFQSKERGTAISSSRTARSRSSGQQESSLNVSDSASNARKTGGTLAGSIGISPRLSNHANQPLESVNFSHITNESCQKKEAKARDHFLLEGSCPQHKRRKIGHKTVDCLSASLDLREHGFYTVSRDSACGNLGSVEHRPKAMLESQGLSVSQEDVVKSNVSRISVEETHQNEDHHMIDWSESSPKAQMTEGRISLGCGNTSGNAPFTFMDKEFEESILSLMKQTGGRSQNSLMEETGVAHPPSIIVDSRSQCIEKNTVSLTLENHLTIGHAEHMTCARREMQEMRFDLEGTSNFGSPRSQSLDLIGSDDTKPELEGFVMQTDDEPTSIAGKGVGFDEWNLPSTTIEHASILEQLCQSACMQTPVACSSASYKLHNIPNLYQSVPTGLLEGVDMRTMNDAVKQLRDGHSCSSEEVGQAFYARSYSDCLLNHSGQSSWDTKKPYLSPVGKLWDITGSRTSSSRKRGSLNPELPCISEENENADEVADIFQDGIVSDALNSSIQRVPLADITEIPNPPASVSKAEPYADRLSLDSVNTEISFTGTHKSFKQRLRIQNSSKRRYNNKETNDIKRTTGSLHNRFSKPKLSGKTSLRKGGPSLSEQEPKRNNIVSSMTSFIPLVQQKQAAAVITAEATKRLAEKKENERKMKKEALKLHRSRMEQENMKQLELQKKKKEEERKKKEADMASKKRQREEEERKEKERKRMRVEARRQQREHEYKLPAEKVENEMKSQAIDGRGPGGKKSKDEIPHKKMEAERGFDNSRNISETEPSTSRISISNAGRESIVHEEFHEALSNYGYKAEVPSDLDKEMENSIGITGQEQSYDISPYKESDDENDDDDNVIPNRKFIPSWSSKNCLAFAVSCQNRADPATIFPPESFCCISEVLLPRNHQLNNSRMQ, encoded by the exons ATGGAGAAGCTGTTGGTGCAGATCTTCGAGCGGAAGAAATGGATTGTTAACCAAGCAAAGCAGCAGACTTTACTCTTCGAGCAACACCTCGCCTCCAAATGCCTAATAGACGGAATCGCCCCTCCTCCCTGGCTTTGCTCCTCCACCGACCCCAACAATG TGTTGAAAAAACAAGAGCTGAATTCCGGAGTTCCACTCCGTGGCGCGCTGCCTGTGATCCCTTTTAGTAGTCACTGTTCTGTGTTTGACAAGCCAGCTCCCACAACTCACAGTGGGGAGCTACCAAATGGTTTGTGCACTGAACTTCATGGTTTGGACAAAGGTTTTGGTGCTGGAGATGAGGTGTCAGTTTTGCCACGGTGCTGCGTAGGTAATGCTTGGCGTGTTTCCAAAAGCGTTCCTCAAGATGTGAGGGAAGAGGATCCTAGTGTTACATCTCCAGAAGATGTGAGGGATGCAAGAATCTTAGACATTTACCATGATCCAGCTCTATCAGCAGCTAGAGGTGCAGGAGATGGGGTATCAATCTTGCCACAATGCCCTGTTAGTAATGCCGCATGTTCCTCCAACGGTGTTCCTCAAGATCCGAGAAAAGAGGATCTGAGTAATACATCTCCTGAAGATCACAGGGATGCAAGAACCTCTGACATTTACCATGACCCAGCTCTATCACTGGCTAGAGTTCAGAGATCCAAATCCAGACAAAAAGCTTTGGAAATTCGCAACAGTGCCAAAAAATGCTTTTCACTGGACAAGAACAATGGTATTGGGTATGCTAGTGGAACAATTGGGTGTGCGATATCTTCCCTACAGTCTGACCATGTTGATGAACTGAACTTATTCAAACCTCCTGAGACAAGTGATTATGCTTGTGAAGTGGAAGAAGCAAAAATAGGCGAGTTTCAAAGCAAGGAAAGAGGTACTACCATCTCCTCTGGTAGAATTACAAGATCTAGAAGCTCTGGTCAACAGGAGAGGTCTTTGAATGTCAGTGGCTCGGTTTGTATTGACCAAAAAAGTGGCGGTGCACTTGCAGATTCTATTGGCATATTACCTCAGCAGTCCAACCATGTAAATAAACAGTTGGAATTGGTTAATTTCTCTCATATCACTAATGATTGTCGCCCAGAGAATGAAGCAAAAGTAGGTGATTATTTTATCAAGAAAAAGGGAAGCAGCATGTACTCTGGGAGAACAACAAGATCTAGAAGTGCTAGTCAAGAACCTAATCGTCTTGATGAAatgtccaagttggagcatttatCTAACAGCATAAGTGAAGATGGTGTCAGAAATTCATTGCAACAACCGAAACATGTTGATGAAATGGTGGAAGTGGTGAAATCTTGTGATGTTATTGATGGAAGCTGTGAAGCGAAAACAAAAGTGGGGGAGTGCTGGGGCAAGGGAACCAGTGATTACAGTGGCAGAATAACAAGATCCAGAAGTTCTTCCCGAAACCCAAATGATGTTAACAATTCTCCGAAGATAGATACTTCCTGTGTTTCTGTGAAGGGTGATGGCAGTATAATCCATCATTCCAGCGGTACGTCAACACAGCCACCTCAGCCTTTAAGTTGGACTACAGGAGATCCTGATTTCCATGGTGCACATGGGTCTCAAGTGTCCATTTTAAGGTCTCTACCTGCTCAAAGTAATCTTGAGTTTTGTGCAGTAAATGGGGAAAAGCATTCAAGTAAGGAGGATTCTTCTGGGGAGTATGTCTTCAGAAGTACTGGGTCACAAGCTGTGTGTAGGACTGAAAAAATAGTGAAAGGTGCCATCGCCAATACATCCAGTCAAAGAATTAATCAGTCAACATATGCTGCATCTAAAAAGTCTCATGATTCACAGAGAACTCAAATATCTGCTGGAAGGTCTGTTCCAATTCAATGTGATCTAGATCTGTGGGCAGAGAATTCAACAGATTCTTCAGACAAGGAAAATGATGCAGATCACTATGCTGGTAGAAAGACAGgtaacaacaacaacagcaaGCATTTGTCAGAGAAAATGACTCGTGGGTCTGCAGGAATCAGGCACCAGGATGTGTCAAGTACTATGGTAAAAGAGGTACCTTGTACGCAAACCAGTGAATTTGTTAAAGCTGCAACTGGTGGAGAAACTGAAATTGATCCTGATGTATTGGTTGAAGTTTCTGGATCAAAATTGGATGGTACTGGGCTTAAAGTTGGAGTGGAAGTTTTAGCCTCAAGGCAGCCAGCTGATTGTAATGTGTTTGTGAATCCCAAGCAACTTAATTTTGATGATGTGGAAGAGTCCTGTAGGAATGGATGTTATACTCCTCTTAAAGAGGGGATGCAGCGAAGGTCATCAGAGAAAAGTTCTCTTTCCGTGATGCACACTGAAGATATACGGGACGAAGGAATGACTGTTGATTACCAAGAAAACTGTAACTCATCCTTGCCGATGAATTTTCTCGGGGATCCAGAAGTTTCAGTCAAAGGAAAGGACCTCCAGAGTGCTTTATCTGAATCCCCTGCAGAGGATTCTAAAAGTATCTCTAATGGAAATGCTGTCATATCAGTAAAAGAGGCATCCTATGATCATAATGATGGAGGTACTAGTACTCTGCTAGAAAGTGGCAATAGAGAGTCTCTGTGTGGAAGCACAGGAAGCGTAGAGCACAGTCCAAAGGCCTCACTAGAATCTCAAGGCCCACTTTCTCGGGAGGATGTTGCAAAATCAATTCTTAGTAGAAGTCCAGTTGAAGAAAAGCCTCGACATGAGGACCAAGACATGATAGAGAGCTCTGAATCTTCACCCAAGGCACAGATTAAAGAG GGTGAAACTAGTGATGAACTGAACGTAGTCAAACCTCCTGATACAAGTGCTTGCGAAGTGGAAGAGGCAAAAATAGGTGATTTTCAAAGCAAGGAAAGAGGCACTGCTATCTCCTCTAGTAGAACTGCAAGATCTAGAAGCTCTGGCCAACAGGAGAGCTCTTTGAATGTCAGTGATTCAGCCAGTAATGCCAGAAAAACTGGCGGTACACTTGCAGGTTCTATTGGCATATCACCTCGGCTGTCTAACCATGCAAATCAACCCTTGGAATCGGTTAATTTTTCTCATATCACTAATGAAAGTTGccaaaagaaggaagcaaagGCAAGAGATCACTTTCTTTTGGAGGGTTCATGCCCTCAGCATAAACGAAGAAAGATTGGGCATAAAACAGTTGATTGCTTGTCTGCTTCCTTGGACTTGAGAGAACATGGCTTTTACACTGTCAGTAGAGATTCTGCGTGTGGGAACTTGGGAAGTGTAGAACATCGTCCAAAGGCCATGCTAGAATCTCAAGGACTTTCAGTTTCCCAGGAGGATGTTGTGAAATCAAATGTCAGCAGAATCTCAGTCGAAGAAACACATCAAAATGAGGATCACCACATGATAGATTGGTCTGAATCTTCACCTAAGGCACAGATGACAGAG GGTAGAATCAGCTTGGGATGCGGGAATACAAGTGGGAATGCACCTTTCACTTTCATGGATAAAGAATTTGAAGAATCAATCTTAAGTTTGATGAAGCAGACTGGTGGCCGGTCTCAaaattctttgatggaggaaaCAGGAGTAGCACATCCGCCAAGCATTATCGTTGATTCACGAAGTCAATGCATAGAAAAGAACACTGTTTCATTAACTCTTGAGAATCATCTTACAATAGGACATGCTGAACATATGACTTGTGCTCGAAGAGAAATGCAGGAAATGAGATTTGATCTTGAAGGGACCAGTAATTTTGGATCTCCACGTAGTCAATCCTTGGATTTGATTGGTTCCGATGATACAAAGCCTGAGCTTGAGGGGTTCGTTATGCAAACAGATGATGAACCAACAAGCATTGCTGGAAAGGGAGTTGGCTTTGACGAGTGGAACCTTCCAAGCACTACAATTGAACATGCCAGCATTCTGGAGCAGCTGTGCCAATCTGCTTGCATGCAAACTCCAGTTGCATGCTCTTCTGCTTCATATAAGTTGCATAATATTCCAAATCTCTACCAGTCTGTTCCAACTGGGCTTCTAGAGGGTGTGGATATGAGGACCATGAATGATGCTGTCAAGCAATTAAGGGATGGTCATAGTTGCTCGAGTGAGGAAGTTGGCCAGGCGTTTTATGCAAGGTCCTATTCTGATTGCCTATTAAATCATAGTGGTCAATCTAGTTGGGATACTAAGAAACCTTATCTGTCTCCAGTTGGGAAACTTTGGGATATAACTGGTTCAAGGACTAGCAGTTCAAGGAAGCGAGGAAGCTTAAATCCGGAGCTTCCCTGCATcagtgaagaaaatgagaatgCAGATGAGGTAGCTGATATTTTCCAAGATGGCATTGTTTCAGATGCATTAAATAGCTCAATACAAAGAGTACCCCTTGCTGACATTACTGAGATTCCAAACCCTCCTGCATCAGTTTCTAAAGCTGAACCATATGCAGATAGACTTAGTCTAGATTCCGTGAACACTGAAATCAGCTTTACAGGCACTCATAAGAGCTTCAAACAGAGGCTTCGAATCCAAAACAGCAGCAAGAGAAGATATAACAATAAGGAGACAAACGATATTAAGAGGACCACTGGATCACTTCATAACAGGTTCAGTAAACCAAAATTATCTGGAAAAACCAGTTTGAGAAAAGGTGGTCCAAGTTTGTCAGAGCAGGAGCCGAAACGTAACAATATCGTGTCTAGCATGACTTCTTTCATTCCACTTGTTCAACAGAAACAAGCAGCTGCAGTTATAACAG CTGAAGCTACAAAGCGTCTtgcagaaaagaaagagaatgaacgcaagatgaagaaggaagcCTTGAAACTTCACCGGTCAAGAATGGAGCAGGAGAATATGAAGCAGTTGGAGCtgcagaaaaaaaagaaagaagaagagaggaagaaaaaagaagctGATATGGCATCAAAGAAGAGACAAAGGGAAGAGGaagaaaggaaggagaaggaaagaaaaagaatgcgTGTTGAAGCCCGTAGACAGCAGAGAGAACATGAATACAAGTTACCTGCTGAAAAAGTAGAGAATGAAATGAAAAGCCAGGCCATT GATGGAAGAGGCCCTGGCGGTAAGAAATCTAAGGATGAAATACCACATAAGAAAATGGAGGCAGAAAGGGGATTTGACAATTCCAGAAATATTTCGGAGACTGAGCCTAGTACTTCCAGGATTTCAATAAGCAATGCCGGAAGAGAAAGTATTGTCCACGAAGAGTTCCATGAGGCCTTGAGTAATTATGGGTATAAAGCAGAG GTACCGAGCGATTTAGACAAAGAAATGGAGAATTCAATTGGCATTACAGGTCAAGAGCAGTCTTATGACATCTCTCCATACAAAGAATCAGATGATGAAAATGACGAtgatgacaatgtcataccaaATAGGAAATTTATTCCTTCATGGTCAAG TAAAAACTGCCTGGCTTTTGCCGTTTCTTGCCAGAATAGAGCAGACCCAGCGACAATCTTCCCCCCAGAAAGCTTTTGCTGCATCTCTGAAG TCCTCTTGCCCCGAAACCATCAATTAAACAACAGCAGAATGCAATAA
- the LOC103447156 gene encoding uncharacterized protein isoform X1 yields MEKLLVQIFERKKWIVNQAKQQTLLFEQHLASKCLIDGIAPPPWLCSSTDPNNVLKKQELNSGVPLRGALPVIPFSSHCSVFDKPAPTTHSGELPNGLCTELHGLDKGFGAGDEVSVLPRCCVGNAWRVSKSVPQDVREEDPSVTSPEDVRDARILDIYHDPALSAARGAGDGVSILPQCPVSNAACSSNGVPQDPRKEDLSNTSPEDHRDARTSDIYHDPALSLARVQRSKSRQKALEIRNSAKKCFSLDKNNGIGYASGTIGCAISSLQSDHVDELNLFKPPETSDYACEVEEAKIGEFQSKERGTTISSGRITRSRSSGQQERSLNVSGSVCIDQKSGGALADSIGILPQQSNHVNKQLELVNFSHITNDCRPENEAKVGDYFIKKKGSSMYSGRTTRSRSASQEPNRLDEMSKLEHLSNSISEDGVRNSLQQPKHVDEMVEVVKSCDVIDGSCEAKTKVGECWGKGTSDYSGRITRSRSSSRNPNDVNNSPKIDTSCVSVKGDGSIIHHSSGTSTQPPQPLSWTTGDPDFHGAHGSQVSILRSLPAQSNLEFCAVNGEKHSSKEDSSGEYVFRSTGSQAVCRTEKIVKGAIANTSSQRINQSTYAASKKSHDSQRTQISAGRSVPIQCDLDLWAENSTDSSDKENDADHYAGRKTGNNNNSKHLSEKMTRGSAGIRHQDVSSTMVKEVPCTQTSEFVKAATGGETEIDPDVLVEVSGSKLDGTGLKVGVEVLASRQPADCNVFVNPKQLNFDDVEESCRNGCYTPLKEGMQRRSSEKSSLSVMHTEDIRDEGMTVDYQENCNSSLPMNFLGDPEVSVKGKDLQSALSESPAEDSKSISNGNAVISVKEASYDHNDGGTSTLLESGNRESLCGSTGSVEHSPKASLESQGPLSREDVAKSILSRSPVEEKPRHEDQDMIESSESSPKAQIKEGETSDELNVVKPPDTSACEVEEAKIGDFQSKERGTAISSSRTARSRSSGQQESSLNVSDSASNARKTGGTLAGSIGISPRLSNHANQPLESVNFSHITNESCQKKEAKARDHFLLEGSCPQHKRRKIGHKTVDCLSASLDLREHGFYTVSRDSACGNLGSVEHRPKAMLESQGLSVSQEDVVKSNVSRISVEETHQNEDHHMIDWSESSPKAQMTEGRISLGCGNTSGNAPFTFMDKEFEESILSLMKQTGGRSQNSLMEETGVAHPPSIIVDSRSQCIEKNTVSLTLENHLTIGHAEHMTCARREMQEMRFDLEGTSNFGSPRSQSLDLIGSDDTKPELEGFVMQTDDEPTSIAGKGVGFDEWNLPSTTIEHASILEQLCQSACMQTPVACSSASYKLHNIPNLYQSVPTGLLEGVDMRTMNDAVKQLRDGHSCSSEEVGQAFYARSYSDCLLNHSGQSSWDTKKPYLSPVGKLWDITGSRTSSSRKRGSLNPELPCISEENENADEVADIFQDGIVSDALNSSIQRVPLADITEIPNPPASVSKAEPYADRLSLDSVNTEISFTGTHKSFKQRLRIQNSSKRRYNNKETNDIKRTTGSLHNRFSKPKLSGKTSLRKGGPSLSEQEPKRNNIVSSMTSFIPLVQQKQAAAVITGKRDIKVKALEAAEATKRLAEKKENERKMKKEALKLHRSRMEQENMKQLELQKKKKEEERKKKEADMASKKRQREEEERKEKERKRMRVEARRQQREHEYKLPAEKVENEMKSQAIDGRGPGGKKSKDEIPHKKMEAERGFDNSRNISETEPSTSRISISNAGRESIVHEEFHEALSNYGYKAEVPSDLDKEMENSIGITGQEQSYDISPYKESDDENDDDDNVIPNRKFIPSWSSKNCLAFAVSCQNRADPATIFPPESFCCISEVLLPRNHQLNNSRMQ; encoded by the exons ATGGAGAAGCTGTTGGTGCAGATCTTCGAGCGGAAGAAATGGATTGTTAACCAAGCAAAGCAGCAGACTTTACTCTTCGAGCAACACCTCGCCTCCAAATGCCTAATAGACGGAATCGCCCCTCCTCCCTGGCTTTGCTCCTCCACCGACCCCAACAATG TGTTGAAAAAACAAGAGCTGAATTCCGGAGTTCCACTCCGTGGCGCGCTGCCTGTGATCCCTTTTAGTAGTCACTGTTCTGTGTTTGACAAGCCAGCTCCCACAACTCACAGTGGGGAGCTACCAAATGGTTTGTGCACTGAACTTCATGGTTTGGACAAAGGTTTTGGTGCTGGAGATGAGGTGTCAGTTTTGCCACGGTGCTGCGTAGGTAATGCTTGGCGTGTTTCCAAAAGCGTTCCTCAAGATGTGAGGGAAGAGGATCCTAGTGTTACATCTCCAGAAGATGTGAGGGATGCAAGAATCTTAGACATTTACCATGATCCAGCTCTATCAGCAGCTAGAGGTGCAGGAGATGGGGTATCAATCTTGCCACAATGCCCTGTTAGTAATGCCGCATGTTCCTCCAACGGTGTTCCTCAAGATCCGAGAAAAGAGGATCTGAGTAATACATCTCCTGAAGATCACAGGGATGCAAGAACCTCTGACATTTACCATGACCCAGCTCTATCACTGGCTAGAGTTCAGAGATCCAAATCCAGACAAAAAGCTTTGGAAATTCGCAACAGTGCCAAAAAATGCTTTTCACTGGACAAGAACAATGGTATTGGGTATGCTAGTGGAACAATTGGGTGTGCGATATCTTCCCTACAGTCTGACCATGTTGATGAACTGAACTTATTCAAACCTCCTGAGACAAGTGATTATGCTTGTGAAGTGGAAGAAGCAAAAATAGGCGAGTTTCAAAGCAAGGAAAGAGGTACTACCATCTCCTCTGGTAGAATTACAAGATCTAGAAGCTCTGGTCAACAGGAGAGGTCTTTGAATGTCAGTGGCTCGGTTTGTATTGACCAAAAAAGTGGCGGTGCACTTGCAGATTCTATTGGCATATTACCTCAGCAGTCCAACCATGTAAATAAACAGTTGGAATTGGTTAATTTCTCTCATATCACTAATGATTGTCGCCCAGAGAATGAAGCAAAAGTAGGTGATTATTTTATCAAGAAAAAGGGAAGCAGCATGTACTCTGGGAGAACAACAAGATCTAGAAGTGCTAGTCAAGAACCTAATCGTCTTGATGAAatgtccaagttggagcatttatCTAACAGCATAAGTGAAGATGGTGTCAGAAATTCATTGCAACAACCGAAACATGTTGATGAAATGGTGGAAGTGGTGAAATCTTGTGATGTTATTGATGGAAGCTGTGAAGCGAAAACAAAAGTGGGGGAGTGCTGGGGCAAGGGAACCAGTGATTACAGTGGCAGAATAACAAGATCCAGAAGTTCTTCCCGAAACCCAAATGATGTTAACAATTCTCCGAAGATAGATACTTCCTGTGTTTCTGTGAAGGGTGATGGCAGTATAATCCATCATTCCAGCGGTACGTCAACACAGCCACCTCAGCCTTTAAGTTGGACTACAGGAGATCCTGATTTCCATGGTGCACATGGGTCTCAAGTGTCCATTTTAAGGTCTCTACCTGCTCAAAGTAATCTTGAGTTTTGTGCAGTAAATGGGGAAAAGCATTCAAGTAAGGAGGATTCTTCTGGGGAGTATGTCTTCAGAAGTACTGGGTCACAAGCTGTGTGTAGGACTGAAAAAATAGTGAAAGGTGCCATCGCCAATACATCCAGTCAAAGAATTAATCAGTCAACATATGCTGCATCTAAAAAGTCTCATGATTCACAGAGAACTCAAATATCTGCTGGAAGGTCTGTTCCAATTCAATGTGATCTAGATCTGTGGGCAGAGAATTCAACAGATTCTTCAGACAAGGAAAATGATGCAGATCACTATGCTGGTAGAAAGACAGgtaacaacaacaacagcaaGCATTTGTCAGAGAAAATGACTCGTGGGTCTGCAGGAATCAGGCACCAGGATGTGTCAAGTACTATGGTAAAAGAGGTACCTTGTACGCAAACCAGTGAATTTGTTAAAGCTGCAACTGGTGGAGAAACTGAAATTGATCCTGATGTATTGGTTGAAGTTTCTGGATCAAAATTGGATGGTACTGGGCTTAAAGTTGGAGTGGAAGTTTTAGCCTCAAGGCAGCCAGCTGATTGTAATGTGTTTGTGAATCCCAAGCAACTTAATTTTGATGATGTGGAAGAGTCCTGTAGGAATGGATGTTATACTCCTCTTAAAGAGGGGATGCAGCGAAGGTCATCAGAGAAAAGTTCTCTTTCCGTGATGCACACTGAAGATATACGGGACGAAGGAATGACTGTTGATTACCAAGAAAACTGTAACTCATCCTTGCCGATGAATTTTCTCGGGGATCCAGAAGTTTCAGTCAAAGGAAAGGACCTCCAGAGTGCTTTATCTGAATCCCCTGCAGAGGATTCTAAAAGTATCTCTAATGGAAATGCTGTCATATCAGTAAAAGAGGCATCCTATGATCATAATGATGGAGGTACTAGTACTCTGCTAGAAAGTGGCAATAGAGAGTCTCTGTGTGGAAGCACAGGAAGCGTAGAGCACAGTCCAAAGGCCTCACTAGAATCTCAAGGCCCACTTTCTCGGGAGGATGTTGCAAAATCAATTCTTAGTAGAAGTCCAGTTGAAGAAAAGCCTCGACATGAGGACCAAGACATGATAGAGAGCTCTGAATCTTCACCCAAGGCACAGATTAAAGAG GGTGAAACTAGTGATGAACTGAACGTAGTCAAACCTCCTGATACAAGTGCTTGCGAAGTGGAAGAGGCAAAAATAGGTGATTTTCAAAGCAAGGAAAGAGGCACTGCTATCTCCTCTAGTAGAACTGCAAGATCTAGAAGCTCTGGCCAACAGGAGAGCTCTTTGAATGTCAGTGATTCAGCCAGTAATGCCAGAAAAACTGGCGGTACACTTGCAGGTTCTATTGGCATATCACCTCGGCTGTCTAACCATGCAAATCAACCCTTGGAATCGGTTAATTTTTCTCATATCACTAATGAAAGTTGccaaaagaaggaagcaaagGCAAGAGATCACTTTCTTTTGGAGGGTTCATGCCCTCAGCATAAACGAAGAAAGATTGGGCATAAAACAGTTGATTGCTTGTCTGCTTCCTTGGACTTGAGAGAACATGGCTTTTACACTGTCAGTAGAGATTCTGCGTGTGGGAACTTGGGAAGTGTAGAACATCGTCCAAAGGCCATGCTAGAATCTCAAGGACTTTCAGTTTCCCAGGAGGATGTTGTGAAATCAAATGTCAGCAGAATCTCAGTCGAAGAAACACATCAAAATGAGGATCACCACATGATAGATTGGTCTGAATCTTCACCTAAGGCACAGATGACAGAG GGTAGAATCAGCTTGGGATGCGGGAATACAAGTGGGAATGCACCTTTCACTTTCATGGATAAAGAATTTGAAGAATCAATCTTAAGTTTGATGAAGCAGACTGGTGGCCGGTCTCAaaattctttgatggaggaaaCAGGAGTAGCACATCCGCCAAGCATTATCGTTGATTCACGAAGTCAATGCATAGAAAAGAACACTGTTTCATTAACTCTTGAGAATCATCTTACAATAGGACATGCTGAACATATGACTTGTGCTCGAAGAGAAATGCAGGAAATGAGATTTGATCTTGAAGGGACCAGTAATTTTGGATCTCCACGTAGTCAATCCTTGGATTTGATTGGTTCCGATGATACAAAGCCTGAGCTTGAGGGGTTCGTTATGCAAACAGATGATGAACCAACAAGCATTGCTGGAAAGGGAGTTGGCTTTGACGAGTGGAACCTTCCAAGCACTACAATTGAACATGCCAGCATTCTGGAGCAGCTGTGCCAATCTGCTTGCATGCAAACTCCAGTTGCATGCTCTTCTGCTTCATATAAGTTGCATAATATTCCAAATCTCTACCAGTCTGTTCCAACTGGGCTTCTAGAGGGTGTGGATATGAGGACCATGAATGATGCTGTCAAGCAATTAAGGGATGGTCATAGTTGCTCGAGTGAGGAAGTTGGCCAGGCGTTTTATGCAAGGTCCTATTCTGATTGCCTATTAAATCATAGTGGTCAATCTAGTTGGGATACTAAGAAACCTTATCTGTCTCCAGTTGGGAAACTTTGGGATATAACTGGTTCAAGGACTAGCAGTTCAAGGAAGCGAGGAAGCTTAAATCCGGAGCTTCCCTGCATcagtgaagaaaatgagaatgCAGATGAGGTAGCTGATATTTTCCAAGATGGCATTGTTTCAGATGCATTAAATAGCTCAATACAAAGAGTACCCCTTGCTGACATTACTGAGATTCCAAACCCTCCTGCATCAGTTTCTAAAGCTGAACCATATGCAGATAGACTTAGTCTAGATTCCGTGAACACTGAAATCAGCTTTACAGGCACTCATAAGAGCTTCAAACAGAGGCTTCGAATCCAAAACAGCAGCAAGAGAAGATATAACAATAAGGAGACAAACGATATTAAGAGGACCACTGGATCACTTCATAACAGGTTCAGTAAACCAAAATTATCTGGAAAAACCAGTTTGAGAAAAGGTGGTCCAAGTTTGTCAGAGCAGGAGCCGAAACGTAACAATATCGTGTCTAGCATGACTTCTTTCATTCCACTTGTTCAACAGAAACAAGCAGCTGCAGTTATAACAG GAAAGAGGGACATCAAAGTGAAGGCCCTGGAGGCAGCTGAAGCTACAAAGCGTCTtgcagaaaagaaagagaatgaacgcaagatgaagaaggaagcCTTGAAACTTCACCGGTCAAGAATGGAGCAGGAGAATATGAAGCAGTTGGAGCtgcagaaaaaaaagaaagaagaagagaggaagaaaaaagaagctGATATGGCATCAAAGAAGAGACAAAGGGAAGAGGaagaaaggaaggagaaggaaagaaaaagaatgcgTGTTGAAGCCCGTAGACAGCAGAGAGAACATGAATACAAGTTACCTGCTGAAAAAGTAGAGAATGAAATGAAAAGCCAGGCCATT GATGGAAGAGGCCCTGGCGGTAAGAAATCTAAGGATGAAATACCACATAAGAAAATGGAGGCAGAAAGGGGATTTGACAATTCCAGAAATATTTCGGAGACTGAGCCTAGTACTTCCAGGATTTCAATAAGCAATGCCGGAAGAGAAAGTATTGTCCACGAAGAGTTCCATGAGGCCTTGAGTAATTATGGGTATAAAGCAGAG GTACCGAGCGATTTAGACAAAGAAATGGAGAATTCAATTGGCATTACAGGTCAAGAGCAGTCTTATGACATCTCTCCATACAAAGAATCAGATGATGAAAATGACGAtgatgacaatgtcataccaaATAGGAAATTTATTCCTTCATGGTCAAG TAAAAACTGCCTGGCTTTTGCCGTTTCTTGCCAGAATAGAGCAGACCCAGCGACAATCTTCCCCCCAGAAAGCTTTTGCTGCATCTCTGAAG TCCTCTTGCCCCGAAACCATCAATTAAACAACAGCAGAATGCAATAA